Proteins from a genomic interval of Equus quagga isolate Etosha38 chromosome 13, UCLA_HA_Equagga_1.0, whole genome shotgun sequence:
- the PLEKHG2 gene encoding pleckstrin homology domain-containing family G member 2 isoform X5, producing the protein MPEGARGLSLSKHSPSLGRGHTGEVGDCAAVCETRTAAPANPAMASPRGSGSSTSLSTVGSEGDPAPGPTPTCSTSKPEPLPGPPISLHLSPMGTPSSAKPSRLERVAREIVETERAYVRDLRSIVEDYLGPLLDGGVLGLSTEQVGTLFANIEDIYEFSSELLEDLEGSGSAGGIAECFVQRSEDFDIYTLYCMNYPSSLALLRELSLSPPAALWLQQRQAQLRHSLPLQSFLLKPVQRILKYHLLLQELGKHWAEGPGAGGREMVEEAIVSMTAVAWYINDMKRKQEHAARLQEVQRRLGGWTGPELSAFGELVLEGAFRGGGPRLRGGERLLFLFSRMLLVAKRRGPEYTYKGHIFCCNLSVSESPRDPLGFKVSDLTIPKHRHLLQAKNQEEKRLWIHCLQRLFFENHPASIPAKAKQVLLENSLHCAPKSKPVPEPLTPPLGSPRPRDARNFTPGRRNTAPSPGPSATRRGRRQSEPVKDPYVVFQQNAKPRLKHAGSEGELYPPLEPQPPDPASGPPEDLEDTGPPTLDPSGTSITEEILELLNQRGLRDPGPSPHDIPEFPGDSQVPGDSETLTFQALPSRDSSEEEEEEEEELDMDERGPSPLHVLEGLESSSAEIADAPCLSKNPDGPNLPEIPGLSEIPSIPRLPSLSDISTVFEMPCLPAIPSVPDIPNLCNAPALPADSWLQGPLQEPEKALAARRELFPGSASGKLGELSSGGRAEQEEEEGVAFPDFQPQDIPRDQGFQDELPFRSCSEIRSAWQALEQRQLARPGFPEPLLILEDSDLGGGSRSGKAAAPSAERAASRVRELARLYSERIQQMQRAETRASTNAPRRRPRALAQPQLAPCLPHEQAEPGEVRVCGRQRGPPCGISPDSLLLSLHTGPLLAFGHMLVCELALPLTCAQESVPLGPAARVQAATPLSKQRDCPDGQSLNVSNVPEQDRLGTQLPAATPLPEQGGLWNIQSPATTPLPRQDFGPLTVQIPAVTTLSDQEGHREIPVPGTTPLPEQRGPVDIQVPSTASFPEQGHHVDIEVPTAPALPEQGSCSHVTVSATTPMPKREVLLDSQSPPSPPVTKQGSSSNAQFPAAVCGQAVSPLLVHKSSVDHQIPAKTPVPLQHDPPDVQVPGTPPLPAHGGHLDCQIPANAPSSLPQDPPDVQVPGTPPLPAHGGRLDHQMPANAPSSSPQDPSDLQVPAATLLPQPQGLAGTRIRALPSLPKQGGLPDTQGPAAAPSLQEQSLSDPQVQKRTPVLEQKRVTTVHVPAATPLPELGGSGDVQGLLPTPVQTTMVLSKPGGYSVSPVTSSESSDLTPPHSPLPATRQLLGPNAAALSRYLAASYISQSLARRQGPGGDAPLASRGPWSSSAPTSRAPSPPPQAQPPPPPARRLSYATTVNIHVGGGGRLRPAKAQVRLNHPALLAPTQEPMGLRRAQGAPDAPFHT; encoded by the exons ATGCCCGAGGGAGCCCGTGGACTGAGCCTGTCCAAACACAGCCCTAGCCTTGGCCGTGGCCACACAGGTGAAGTGGGTGACTGTGCAGCTGTGTGTGAGACTCGCACAG CAGCTCCTGCAAACCCTGCCATGGCCTCCCCCCGAGGGTCTGGGAGCTCCACATCCCTGAGCACGGTGGGCTCTGAGGGGGACCCGGCTCCGGGGCCCACCCCAACCTGCTCAACCTCCAAGCCGGAGCCCCTTCCAGGGCCCCCCATCAGTCTGCATCTGTCGCCCATGGGGACCCCCAGTTCAGCAAAACCCTCGAGGCTGGAGCGTGTGGCCCGTGAGATCGTGGAGACAGAGCGGGCCTATGTCCGGGACCTCCGCAGCATCGTCGAG GACTACCTGGGCCCTCTGCTGGACGGCGGGGTCCTGGGGCTGAGCACGGAGCAGGTGGGCACACTGTTTGCCAACATCGAGGACATCTACgaattcagcag cgaGCTCCTGGAGGACCTGGAGGGCAGCGGCAGCGCGGGGGGCATTGCCGAGTGCTTCGTGCAGAGG AGCGAGGATTTTGACATCTACACGTTGTACTGCATGAACTATCCGAG ctccctggcccTGCTCCGGGAGCTGTCGCTGTCTCCGCCGGCAGCCTTGTGGCTGCAGCAGCGCCAGGCCCAGCTCCGCCACTCGCTGCCCCTGCAGAGCTTCCTGCTGAAGCCTGTTCAGCGCATCCTCAAGTACCATCTGTTGCTGCAG GAGCTAGGCAAGCACTGGGCGGAGGGGCCGGGCGCCGGGGGCCGAGAGATGGTGGAGGAGGCCATCGTGTCCATGACAGCGGTCGCCTGGTACATCAACGACATGAAGCGCAAGCAGGAGCACGCCGCGCGCCTCCAG GAAGTGCAGCGGCGGCTGGGCGGCTGGACCGGCCCGGAGCTCAGCGCTTTCGGGGAGCTGGTGCTGGAGGGGGCCTTCCGAGGTGGCGGCCCCCGACTCCGAGGGGGTGAGCGGCTGCTCTTTCTATTCTCACGGATGCTGCTCGTGGCCAAGCGCCGGGGACCGGAATACACCTACAAGGGCCACATCTTC TGCTGCAACCTGAGCGTGAGCGAGAGTCCTCGGGACCCCCTGGGGTTCAAGGTGTCCGATCTGACCATTCCCAAGCACAGGCACCTGCTCCAG gccaAGAACCAAGAAGAGAAGCGGTTGTGGATCCACTGTCTCCAGCGCCTCTTCTTTGAGAACCACcctgcctccatccctgccaAG GCAAAACAAGTTCTCCTTGAAAACAGCCTGCACT GTGCTCCTAAAAGTAAGCCTGTCCCAGAGCCCTTGACGCCCCCACTTGGATCTCCCCGACCTCGTGATGCTAGAAATTTCACTCCTGGACGAAGGAACACAG CTCCGTCCCCAGGACCCTCTGCTACACGCCGTGGCCGCAGGCAGTCTG AGCCAGTGAAGGACCCTTATGTCGTGTTTCAACAGAATG CTAAGCCTAGGCTCAAG CATGCTGGCAGTGAGGGGGAGCTCTACCCGCCCTTAGAGCCTCAGCCACCAGATCCAGCTTCTGGACCCCCTGAGGACCTGGAGGACACTGGACCCCCCACACTGGACCCTTCTGGGACTTCCATCACTGAGGAAATCCTGGAACTGCTGAACCAAAGAGGCCTCCGGGACCCGGGG CCATCGCCTCATGACATTCCCGAGTTCCCCGGAGACTCCCAGGTGCCAGGCGACAGCGAAACCCTCACATTCCAAGCCCTGCCCAGCCGGGATTCgtcagaagaggaggaggaggaggaggaagagctggaCATGGACGAACGGGGGCCCTCCCCACTGCACGTGCTAGAGGGGCTTGAAAGCTCCAGTGCTGAGATTGCTGACGCTCCCTGCCTTAGCAAAAACCCTGACGGGCCCAACCTCCCTGAAATTCCCGGCCTTTCTGAAATTCCCAGCATTCCCCGCCTTCCCAGTCTTTCGGACATTTCCACTGTTTTTGAAATGCCCTGCCTTCCAGCCATACCCAGTGTCCCTGACATTCCAAATCTTTGCAACGCTCCCGCCCTTCCCGCTGACTCTTGGCTCCAGGGACCTCTGCAGGAGCCGGAGAAGGCTCTAGCCGCCAGGAGAGAACTGTTCCCTGGCAGCGCTTCTGGAAAACTGGGGGAGCTCTCCTCAGGAGGCAGGGcagagcaagaggaggaggaaggggtagCATTCCCAGATTTCCAGCCCCAGGACATCCCCCGAGATCAGGGGTTCCAGGATGAGCTGCCATTTCGCTCTTGCTCAGAAATCCGGAGCGCCTGGCAGGCACTTGAGCAGCGGCAGCTGGCTCGGCCAGGTTTCCCGGAGCCACTGCTGATCCTGGAAGATTCGGATCTGGGTGGAGGCAGCAGGAGTGGCAAGGCAGCAGCCCCGAGTGCGGAGAGGGCGGCGTCCCGGGTGCGAGAGCTGGCCCGGCTCTACAGCGAGCGGATCCAGCAGATGCAGCGGGCTGAGACCCGCGCCTCAACCAATGCCCCCCGCCGCCGACCCCGGGCTCTGGCCCAACCCCAGCtggccccctgcctgccccatgAGCAGGCCGAGCCAGGTGAGGTCCGGGTGTGTGGTCGGCAgaggggcccgccctgtggcatCAGTCCTGACTcgctcctcctttctctgcatACAGGGCCCCTGCTTGCCTTTGGACACATGCTGGTATGTGAGCTGGCCCTCCCGCTGACCTGTGCCCAGGAATCTGTCCCCCTGGGCCCCGCTGCCCGGGTTCAAGCTGCCACACCTTTGTCTAAGCAGCGAGACTGCCCAGATGGCCAGAGTCTAAATGTTTCAAATGTGCCTGAGCAAGACCGTCTAGGCACCCAGCTTCCAGCTGCCACCCCTTTGCCTGAGCAAGGAGGCCTCTGGAACATCCAGAGTCCAGCCACCACACCTTTGCCCAGGCAGGACTTTGGCCCCTTGACCGTCCAGATTCCAGCTGTTACAACTTTGTCTGATCAAGAAGGCCACCGGGAAATCCCGGTTCCAGGGACCACTCCTTTGCCTGAGCAGAGAGGCCCTGTGGATATACAGGTTCCATCTACCGCCTCCTTTCCTGAGCAAGGACACCACGTGGACATAGAAGTTCCGACCGCCCCAGCTTTGCCCGAGCAGGGAAGTTGTTCTCATGTCACGGTTTCAGCTACCACTCCTATGCCCAAGCGAGAAGTCCTCCTAGACAGCCAGAGCCCACCCAGCCCCCCAGTAACTAAGCAGGGATCTTCTAGCAATGCTCAGTTCCCGGCCGCTGTCTGCGGCCAAGCTGTCAGCCCTTTGCTCGTGCACAAAAGCAGCGTTGACCATCAGATCCCAGCCAAGACCCCAGTGCCCTTGCAGCATGACCCCCCAGACGTTCAGGTTCCGGGTACCCCACCTTTGCCTGCACATGGAGGCCACCTGGACTGTCAGATCCCAGCCAACGCTCCATCGTCTTTGCCCCAGGACCCCCCAGACGTTCAGGTTCCAGGAACCCCACCTTTGCCTGCACATGGAGGCCGCCTAGACCATCAGATGCCAGCCAACGCTCCATCATCTTCGCCCCAGGACCCCTCAGACCTTCAGGTTCCAGCTGCCACGCTTTTGCCCCAGCCACAAGGCCTCGCAGGCACCCGGATCCGAGCCCTCCCATCCTTACCCAAGCAGGGAGGCCTCCCTGACACCCAGGGTCCAGCTGCTGCACCTTCACTTCAGGAGCAAAGCCTTTCAGATCCCCAGGTCCAAAAGCGCACACCTGTGTTGGAGCAGAAGCGTGTCACTACCGTCCATGTTCCAGCTGCCACACCTTTGCCTGAGCTGGGAGGCTCTGGGGACGTTCAGGGCCTGTTACCCACCCCAGTTCAGACCACCATGGTTTTGTCCAAACCAGGAGGCTACTCGGTCTCTCCTGTCACCAGTTCAGAATCTTCAGACTTGACCCCACCCCATAGTCCCCTACCTGCAACCCGTCAGCTCCTGGGCCCCAACGCAGCTGCCCTCTCAAGGTACCTGGCAGCCTCATACATCAGCCAGAGCCTGGCTCGGCGCCAAGGGCCTGGGGGAGATGCCCCCCTAGCCTCCCGGGGCCCCTggtcctcctctgcccccacatCACGGGCACCTTCACCGCCACCCCAAGCCCAACCCCCACCGCCCCCAGCCAGGAGGCTCAGCTATGCCACCACTGTCAACATCCatgtcgggggtggggggcggctgCGGCCAGCCAAGGCCCAGGTCAGGTTGAACCACCCTGCTCTCTTGGCGCCCACCCAGGAACCCATGGGTCTTCGCAGGGCCCAGGGGGCTCCAGACGCCCCTTTCCACACATGA
- the PLEKHG2 gene encoding pleckstrin homology domain-containing family G member 2 isoform X1: MRGRAGGGRAEAPAGVGGWRGVGRRWGPRLLGVGGQRTDRGGTGRRRVEGSGPVPQVAALGGGGSRLQDPGIRSPSLLRPPLGPRGLPPTAFPSPAPRLRLQPERKRSQDPRASGPRKTRLSFGDSCSLPSSLSRPFHLLLYVLSPCPPLSVALPLSPSSVPPRGPSPGLDHTPDSQRPICECGRGEACGVLIPKKGVSLQKPLSRSAMPEGARGLSLSKHSPSLGRGHTGEVGDCAAVCETRTAAPANPAMASPRGSGSSTSLSTVGSEGDPAPGPTPTCSTSKPEPLPGPPISLHLSPMGTPSSAKPSRLERVAREIVETERAYVRDLRSIVEDYLGPLLDGGVLGLSTEQVGTLFANIEDIYEFSSELLEDLEGSGSAGGIAECFVQRSEDFDIYTLYCMNYPSSLALLRELSLSPPAALWLQQRQAQLRHSLPLQSFLLKPVQRILKYHLLLQELGKHWAEGPGAGGREMVEEAIVSMTAVAWYINDMKRKQEHAARLQEVQRRLGGWTGPELSAFGELVLEGAFRGGGPRLRGGERLLFLFSRMLLVAKRRGPEYTYKGHIFCCNLSVSESPRDPLGFKVSDLTIPKHRHLLQAKNQEEKRLWIHCLQRLFFENHPASIPAKAKQVLLENSLHCAPKSKPVPEPLTPPLGSPRPRDARNFTPGRRNTAPSPGPSATRRGRRQSEPVKDPYVVFQQNAKPRLKHAGSEGELYPPLEPQPPDPASGPPEDLEDTGPPTLDPSGTSITEEILELLNQRGLRDPGPSPHDIPEFPGDSQVPGDSETLTFQALPSRDSSEEEEEEEEELDMDERGPSPLHVLEGLESSSAEIADAPCLSKNPDGPNLPEIPGLSEIPSIPRLPSLSDISTVFEMPCLPAIPSVPDIPNLCNAPALPADSWLQGPLQEPEKALAARRELFPGSASGKLGELSSGGRAEQEEEEGVAFPDFQPQDIPRDQGFQDELPFRSCSEIRSAWQALEQRQLARPGFPEPLLILEDSDLGGGSRSGKAAAPSAERAASRVRELARLYSERIQQMQRAETRASTNAPRRRPRALAQPQLAPCLPHEQAEPGEVRVCGRQRGPPCGISPDSLLLSLHTGPLLAFGHMLVCELALPLTCAQESVPLGPAARVQAATPLSKQRDCPDGQSLNVSNVPEQDRLGTQLPAATPLPEQGGLWNIQSPATTPLPRQDFGPLTVQIPAVTTLSDQEGHREIPVPGTTPLPEQRGPVDIQVPSTASFPEQGHHVDIEVPTAPALPEQGSCSHVTVSATTPMPKREVLLDSQSPPSPPVTKQGSSSNAQFPAAVCGQAVSPLLVHKSSVDHQIPAKTPVPLQHDPPDVQVPGTPPLPAHGGHLDCQIPANAPSSLPQDPPDVQVPGTPPLPAHGGRLDHQMPANAPSSSPQDPSDLQVPAATLLPQPQGLAGTRIRALPSLPKQGGLPDTQGPAAAPSLQEQSLSDPQVQKRTPVLEQKRVTTVHVPAATPLPELGGSGDVQGLLPTPVQTTMVLSKPGGYSVSPVTSSESSDLTPPHSPLPATRQLLGPNAAALSRYLAASYISQSLARRQGPGGDAPLASRGPWSSSAPTSRAPSPPPQAQPPPPPARRLSYATTVNIHVGGGGRLRPAKAQVRLNHPALLAPTQEPMGLRRAQGAPDAPFHT, from the exons ATGAGGGGGCGTGCCGGCGGGGGGCGAGCGGAGGCGCCGGCGGGAGTTGGGGGCTGGCGGGGTGTGGGAAGGCGCTGGGGACCCAGgctgctgggggttggggggcagcgAACGGATCGAGGAGGGACCGGCCGGAGGCGAGTCGAGGGCTCAGGGCCAGTGCCCCAAGTCGCAGCCCTCGGCGGGGGAGGGAGCCGTCTGCAGGACCCTGGCATCCGGTCCCCCAGCCTCCTCCGCCCTCCCCTGGGACCCCGCGGCCTCCCGCCCACGGCttttcccagccctgcccctcgcCTTCGGCTCCAGCCAGAGCGCAAACGTTCCCAGGATCCCAGAGCCTCCGGCCCCAGAAAGACCAGACTCAGCTTCGGCgactcttgctctcttccctcttctttgtcTCGACCTTTCCATCTTTTGCTGTATgttctctctccttgtcccccTCTTTCTGTCGCTTTGCCTCTGTCTCCCTCATCTGTTCCTCCCCGGGGCCCCTCCCCGGGTTTAGACCACACTCCTGATTCTCAGCGCCCGATCTGTGAGTGCGGCCGCGGTGAGGCCTGTGGAGTCCTGATACCCAAGAAGGGGGTCTCTCTGCAGAAGCCGCTGAGCCGCTCAGCCATGCCCGAGGGAGCCCGTGGACTGAGCCTGTCCAAACACAGCCCTAGCCTTGGCCGTGGCCACACAGGTGAAGTGGGTGACTGTGCAGCTGTGTGTGAGACTCGCACAG CAGCTCCTGCAAACCCTGCCATGGCCTCCCCCCGAGGGTCTGGGAGCTCCACATCCCTGAGCACGGTGGGCTCTGAGGGGGACCCGGCTCCGGGGCCCACCCCAACCTGCTCAACCTCCAAGCCGGAGCCCCTTCCAGGGCCCCCCATCAGTCTGCATCTGTCGCCCATGGGGACCCCCAGTTCAGCAAAACCCTCGAGGCTGGAGCGTGTGGCCCGTGAGATCGTGGAGACAGAGCGGGCCTATGTCCGGGACCTCCGCAGCATCGTCGAG GACTACCTGGGCCCTCTGCTGGACGGCGGGGTCCTGGGGCTGAGCACGGAGCAGGTGGGCACACTGTTTGCCAACATCGAGGACATCTACgaattcagcag cgaGCTCCTGGAGGACCTGGAGGGCAGCGGCAGCGCGGGGGGCATTGCCGAGTGCTTCGTGCAGAGG AGCGAGGATTTTGACATCTACACGTTGTACTGCATGAACTATCCGAG ctccctggcccTGCTCCGGGAGCTGTCGCTGTCTCCGCCGGCAGCCTTGTGGCTGCAGCAGCGCCAGGCCCAGCTCCGCCACTCGCTGCCCCTGCAGAGCTTCCTGCTGAAGCCTGTTCAGCGCATCCTCAAGTACCATCTGTTGCTGCAG GAGCTAGGCAAGCACTGGGCGGAGGGGCCGGGCGCCGGGGGCCGAGAGATGGTGGAGGAGGCCATCGTGTCCATGACAGCGGTCGCCTGGTACATCAACGACATGAAGCGCAAGCAGGAGCACGCCGCGCGCCTCCAG GAAGTGCAGCGGCGGCTGGGCGGCTGGACCGGCCCGGAGCTCAGCGCTTTCGGGGAGCTGGTGCTGGAGGGGGCCTTCCGAGGTGGCGGCCCCCGACTCCGAGGGGGTGAGCGGCTGCTCTTTCTATTCTCACGGATGCTGCTCGTGGCCAAGCGCCGGGGACCGGAATACACCTACAAGGGCCACATCTTC TGCTGCAACCTGAGCGTGAGCGAGAGTCCTCGGGACCCCCTGGGGTTCAAGGTGTCCGATCTGACCATTCCCAAGCACAGGCACCTGCTCCAG gccaAGAACCAAGAAGAGAAGCGGTTGTGGATCCACTGTCTCCAGCGCCTCTTCTTTGAGAACCACcctgcctccatccctgccaAG GCAAAACAAGTTCTCCTTGAAAACAGCCTGCACT GTGCTCCTAAAAGTAAGCCTGTCCCAGAGCCCTTGACGCCCCCACTTGGATCTCCCCGACCTCGTGATGCTAGAAATTTCACTCCTGGACGAAGGAACACAG CTCCGTCCCCAGGACCCTCTGCTACACGCCGTGGCCGCAGGCAGTCTG AGCCAGTGAAGGACCCTTATGTCGTGTTTCAACAGAATG CTAAGCCTAGGCTCAAG CATGCTGGCAGTGAGGGGGAGCTCTACCCGCCCTTAGAGCCTCAGCCACCAGATCCAGCTTCTGGACCCCCTGAGGACCTGGAGGACACTGGACCCCCCACACTGGACCCTTCTGGGACTTCCATCACTGAGGAAATCCTGGAACTGCTGAACCAAAGAGGCCTCCGGGACCCGGGG CCATCGCCTCATGACATTCCCGAGTTCCCCGGAGACTCCCAGGTGCCAGGCGACAGCGAAACCCTCACATTCCAAGCCCTGCCCAGCCGGGATTCgtcagaagaggaggaggaggaggaggaagagctggaCATGGACGAACGGGGGCCCTCCCCACTGCACGTGCTAGAGGGGCTTGAAAGCTCCAGTGCTGAGATTGCTGACGCTCCCTGCCTTAGCAAAAACCCTGACGGGCCCAACCTCCCTGAAATTCCCGGCCTTTCTGAAATTCCCAGCATTCCCCGCCTTCCCAGTCTTTCGGACATTTCCACTGTTTTTGAAATGCCCTGCCTTCCAGCCATACCCAGTGTCCCTGACATTCCAAATCTTTGCAACGCTCCCGCCCTTCCCGCTGACTCTTGGCTCCAGGGACCTCTGCAGGAGCCGGAGAAGGCTCTAGCCGCCAGGAGAGAACTGTTCCCTGGCAGCGCTTCTGGAAAACTGGGGGAGCTCTCCTCAGGAGGCAGGGcagagcaagaggaggaggaaggggtagCATTCCCAGATTTCCAGCCCCAGGACATCCCCCGAGATCAGGGGTTCCAGGATGAGCTGCCATTTCGCTCTTGCTCAGAAATCCGGAGCGCCTGGCAGGCACTTGAGCAGCGGCAGCTGGCTCGGCCAGGTTTCCCGGAGCCACTGCTGATCCTGGAAGATTCGGATCTGGGTGGAGGCAGCAGGAGTGGCAAGGCAGCAGCCCCGAGTGCGGAGAGGGCGGCGTCCCGGGTGCGAGAGCTGGCCCGGCTCTACAGCGAGCGGATCCAGCAGATGCAGCGGGCTGAGACCCGCGCCTCAACCAATGCCCCCCGCCGCCGACCCCGGGCTCTGGCCCAACCCCAGCtggccccctgcctgccccatgAGCAGGCCGAGCCAGGTGAGGTCCGGGTGTGTGGTCGGCAgaggggcccgccctgtggcatCAGTCCTGACTcgctcctcctttctctgcatACAGGGCCCCTGCTTGCCTTTGGACACATGCTGGTATGTGAGCTGGCCCTCCCGCTGACCTGTGCCCAGGAATCTGTCCCCCTGGGCCCCGCTGCCCGGGTTCAAGCTGCCACACCTTTGTCTAAGCAGCGAGACTGCCCAGATGGCCAGAGTCTAAATGTTTCAAATGTGCCTGAGCAAGACCGTCTAGGCACCCAGCTTCCAGCTGCCACCCCTTTGCCTGAGCAAGGAGGCCTCTGGAACATCCAGAGTCCAGCCACCACACCTTTGCCCAGGCAGGACTTTGGCCCCTTGACCGTCCAGATTCCAGCTGTTACAACTTTGTCTGATCAAGAAGGCCACCGGGAAATCCCGGTTCCAGGGACCACTCCTTTGCCTGAGCAGAGAGGCCCTGTGGATATACAGGTTCCATCTACCGCCTCCTTTCCTGAGCAAGGACACCACGTGGACATAGAAGTTCCGACCGCCCCAGCTTTGCCCGAGCAGGGAAGTTGTTCTCATGTCACGGTTTCAGCTACCACTCCTATGCCCAAGCGAGAAGTCCTCCTAGACAGCCAGAGCCCACCCAGCCCCCCAGTAACTAAGCAGGGATCTTCTAGCAATGCTCAGTTCCCGGCCGCTGTCTGCGGCCAAGCTGTCAGCCCTTTGCTCGTGCACAAAAGCAGCGTTGACCATCAGATCCCAGCCAAGACCCCAGTGCCCTTGCAGCATGACCCCCCAGACGTTCAGGTTCCGGGTACCCCACCTTTGCCTGCACATGGAGGCCACCTGGACTGTCAGATCCCAGCCAACGCTCCATCGTCTTTGCCCCAGGACCCCCCAGACGTTCAGGTTCCAGGAACCCCACCTTTGCCTGCACATGGAGGCCGCCTAGACCATCAGATGCCAGCCAACGCTCCATCATCTTCGCCCCAGGACCCCTCAGACCTTCAGGTTCCAGCTGCCACGCTTTTGCCCCAGCCACAAGGCCTCGCAGGCACCCGGATCCGAGCCCTCCCATCCTTACCCAAGCAGGGAGGCCTCCCTGACACCCAGGGTCCAGCTGCTGCACCTTCACTTCAGGAGCAAAGCCTTTCAGATCCCCAGGTCCAAAAGCGCACACCTGTGTTGGAGCAGAAGCGTGTCACTACCGTCCATGTTCCAGCTGCCACACCTTTGCCTGAGCTGGGAGGCTCTGGGGACGTTCAGGGCCTGTTACCCACCCCAGTTCAGACCACCATGGTTTTGTCCAAACCAGGAGGCTACTCGGTCTCTCCTGTCACCAGTTCAGAATCTTCAGACTTGACCCCACCCCATAGTCCCCTACCTGCAACCCGTCAGCTCCTGGGCCCCAACGCAGCTGCCCTCTCAAGGTACCTGGCAGCCTCATACATCAGCCAGAGCCTGGCTCGGCGCCAAGGGCCTGGGGGAGATGCCCCCCTAGCCTCCCGGGGCCCCTggtcctcctctgcccccacatCACGGGCACCTTCACCGCCACCCCAAGCCCAACCCCCACCGCCCCCAGCCAGGAGGCTCAGCTATGCCACCACTGTCAACATCCatgtcgggggtggggggcggctgCGGCCAGCCAAGGCCCAGGTCAGGTTGAACCACCCTGCTCTCTTGGCGCCCACCCAGGAACCCATGGGTCTTCGCAGGGCCCAGGGGGCTCCAGACGCCCCTTTCCACACATGA